TCTGGAGAGACACTTTTCCGATGTGAAGGGACCCACGGTCATCTCTTTTAACCCGTTCACCCATGATTCTCTGCAGGGGGCACTACTAAGTGGAGATGCTCTGTAACAGGAGAACACTGTGTCTTTTTATAAAGTACTGCATGATGTTTTGGTTGTGTAAGATGTCTAATACGAATAGGATTCTTTGTTCTACCGCAGACAAACATCCTGTTCCTGAATTCCTCACTTTTGGAGGTGAAACAAGAGCAAGACTGGCTGAAGACCGAGCTTGGGAGCATTTTGGCACATGCAAGAATGCCAACCAGACAGGAAAAACCTCAGGAAGACGTAGCCGTCTGGGAGGCCATTGCCCGCCTGGACAATAAAGTGGTCAACAACACCGTGACACTCGGTGCCCTCAACATAGGCCAAGCCCAAACATCAAAGGACATTGAACACCTTCAGCGGGACTGGGAGACCTTGGAGAAACGCATAGACAAAACCCATCGAATGAATGAGGACAGGTATTACGAGGCTTTCCTTGAAGTGGATGGAGCCAAACAGGTGGTTCAGAAGAACGTCCATGACCTGGCCACCAATATCACCATACTCCAAGAGATGCTGCAGGAGATGGAGGAAGACGTGGACTATGTATACAAAGGTTTGTATAAGAATATAAGCTCCAGTGGTGCGTACTGCGACTGTGAGGCCCTCGGCAAATCCGTGGCAGAGCTGAGACAGGCTTTGGCTAATGTCACAGCGCTCGCTAACAAAAACAGGCTGATTATTGACAAAGCAGAGGAGGGGTTATACTGGGGTGATACTAACAGCGGTGCATCAGTGGATGAACTAAAGATGGATTTACTGAACGTGCAAAACTCGCTGGCATTCGAGCAAAGCAAGAGCAGGACGCTGCACCACAATGTGAGCACTCTCCGTAAGGCTGTCTTAGGGAGCCAAATGGACATCGAAGCGCTACAGGAACTGGACAGAACAAAGACTGCTTCTATCAAAGAGCTGTATGGCTCATTCAACTCTCTGCTGAACGATGTTTTAAGGCATACCGAAATAGTGAGGATCCTTCTTGGCGAGGAGGTGCTAGAATTTATAGATTGGCCTCAGCAAGATCAAGAGACCTACTCCCTCCCCGCCCTGAAGGAGAGCATCAGGGACATGCAGGAACAGATAAACGGGCACGCCCGGAGCCTGGCCTCTGTGCTGAATTCTGCGCCACCCGATACGGCCGGTGATGAGCCCTCGGTGCTGGCCGACTGGATCTCAACGGGTCTCAAATGGGGACAGGGTGCCCAGAAATTGGAACCATCCTCAAAGGAAGACAATACAGACCTGAACTTTTTGGTTTTGGAGAAAACAGTAGAACAGCTTCGAGCACAAGTAGTCAGGCTTGAAGAGAAGCAGTGCATATCCTGCTGCAACTGTACCAAAGGTGCTGCCCCCAATGGTGTGGAGGGAAAACTACAGACAGAGCTGACTACTGTGCGCAAGAGTCTAGATGAGCACCTAAGGATGTTTAGCAGACTTTTCAGCAATACAGAAGGTCTGCTAGAGTCTGAAGCAACGTTAGACCTGGACAGACTGTCTTCTCtgatgaaggaaaaagaaaccaaacagcaacaaaagagGGGAAAGAAGAGAGCAGGTGCAAGAGGAGGAGAACACAAGGAGCATGCTGACCTTCGCAGCAAGAGGGACGCATCACTGGAAACTGCAGgtaagagaaaaacaaacaaacatttatatgcaGAAGAAAAGAGCAAATGCATCAGAAAAACATTGCTACTACAATTCTAAAGTAAAAGAGTAACATTTTAAGTCACTTTTAGGAATGCACAGACTTACGCTCCTCTCAGGACTGTAATTATATCTCATGCGATAAGGTGAAATCACAGCACAGCTTTTATTCAAATTTAGGTTAGGGCTCGTGATCGTAAAAAGTCGATACTGTGGTCAATGAGTCGTTTGTGAATTTGGAAGAACGTTGCAAATCATTGTACTGAAACTTCAGGGAAACCTCACTTCATGCTGCAGACATCATCAGCTAGCTTTAAACGCCTCTATGACTGCCTCTAGAGATGGGTATTTTAAGCCTTTCCTTTACTGCTTTGGGTTAACAACCTTTCACCCTCTGTTTAAGTGTGTGGTCTCTGACCTTGCCTGTGTTGATAAATGGGTAAGGGCATGTCGCCTCGGATTTAGATTCCAGTGAAACAAGTCATAAATAACCTCATAAGACTTAGATGAACTTTAGAAAAGTAAATAGAATGTGAAGATAATTTTGACATATTTCTAACTGAAAGTGAAGTTTCTCCCACAGCTTAAATAACAGATCAACCTTAACATTTCTTTGCCTAATTTTTAGTGAAGGTGTCAGTAATTCTGAGGAGGAAGGTAGTATGGAAACGGAATACTTCTACTGAACTAACATGCAACTTTATCCTCCCAGGATAAGGGAGGTTTTGGACATGTCTATCACGTTTTCAAATATCACATCTCCCTCTAGTGAACAACAGTTGCAACTGCAATTTCAAGGTCCTTCATTCTCATTGGATGTGTGCAGAAGACTACTTACATAGATTTAGCCTGCCTTAAAACTTTTTTGAAAAAGCGTAGTTAAATAATGCTTATAACCTGTATTGGCAATTTAACTTGGAGACAAAACTATACATTGGTTAGCAAATTACTTAACAGCATTTTCAGAGCAGACAAAGTTTAAACCAACTTGTTCGTATGGCTTGAGACTGACTTTTAGTTTTCATATAGCAGTCACAACCTGGTCTCTAGTGGATTAATTAAAGGGTATATTGAAGTATACACAGTGATTTAGCAACAAAACTGTTTAGTTACTCTTTGCTCTCCATGTCTTCCTAGTGTTTAGCAAGCTACCTGACGGCCCACTGATGTTCCTGGCGAGCAGCCAAGATGGCGTCAACACGCCTGGCACGGTTGTGTTCGAGACGGTGACCCTAAACCGTGGGCAAATGTACTCGCCCAAGACGGGCACATTCCGAGCGCCTAGACCGGGGGTTTACCTCTTTGTGCTGACACTGGACTTTGGGCCGGGGCCTTCTTTAGCCCGTctgaagagaggggaggaggtaTCTGCCTCCCTGCAGCAGGGCCAGAGGAGGCTGGCAGGACCCGCGACTCGGGTCTGCCTCCTCCAGCTGGAGCAGGGTGAGGAGCTCCAGCTGGAAATAGTACGCGGGACCCTGGAGCACAACCCACAGGACAACACCTTCGCAGGACTTCTGCTCTTACAGACCACCTGAGGGCGCTCTTCTGCAAGAAAGTACTGAGACGGGCGCTGGGATGACAACAGGCAGATGACACGCAGAAGTTCATGTTCCCTGCAAGTTTCCAATAGAACTTTCATACTGATTTCTCTTTCATCACTGATTAGGCACATAAAGGTAtcaagtttgtttttataactgttaatgttttgcttttgacaCCTTTTCTCTGTAATGACTTAAGACAAATTAATGTATTCAGTTAATCAAAGAGGATTTAAAATGCATTCTTCGCTCCAACTTTAAAAGATTGACCAGTCCTGGGAGACTGGCCAACTTTTGTGTAACTTTTCCCTACAGGTATAGAGCCTATTTTACAGTATCCTATGTTACAGTATACTACATGCTACATACAAATAGCTGATGCTACTTCTAGACAAACACTGTTGATTCAGGTCTTTCAGTGACGAGTGCAGTGAGAGTAGGGGccatgtatgtgtatactgATATTGTATTTGAAAAGATAACTACTCACTAGTCATTACTCTTCAGTAATAGATTCTGTTTCCACACATCATAGCTCAAGATACCACAACCACTCTTCAGACATGTCTAGTAAAATGCAATTTACTTAAATGGAATACATTGGACAAGTATTATACACATGGTTTTTGTATAATCTTGGCAAACTCATAAGGCACACAACAGGAGCTACAGAACACATATAATGTTATGACATACTAGGGATTATGTTTTATTAGCTATGCTTTAAGTACCACAGGGAAAGCTTGGTAATGTTAtgataaagaacatttaaatatcTACATCAGGTCACAGATGCTACCGTTCGGTTGTAAAGTCTTCAAGTATGTCTGTAAAGACGTTAATGTGAGAAAAGGGAGTTCTGAGGTCATGCAAATTCCTTTATGCAGCTTTTAGAGGTCAGCCATTCTACTGAGGACTGGGAAGACTCTCTCACTCCACACGTACATCAGTCACACAGTAAAGGGCAAGGCTGCTGAAGAGAAGCCATCATGAAGCCAGCTCTGAAAGCCCTAGGAACCCAGGTGCTTTGCTGCAACGCACGAGACGAAAAGAGGCAGATGCTTTTGTCACGTTGGAACAGACACCACTACTTATTCCCCTTTCAAAGGTTCAGTTTGAGAGAACAAAGCTTTGTGCCAGATTACTCTGTACAGCAACCATTTGATATGAAGGACTTCACATAAATacttaagtttaaaaaaaataataattttatgacTTCCATGCCTTAACTTTGTTTACTTGGGCCACTGTTTTCTAATGCTTATGTAAtcacataatttattttttccaaaGAGCATTTTATGACAAcaaattcttattttaaaaacctttagaATTGTTTCTGTGATTGTATGTCTTGAAAAGTTGGCAGTATTTGACAGCAGTGTAATTAGTCTGGCACTAAAAGTAGTACTGTCCCATAATACTTCATGTGTGCATAAACCCATTCAATTGCAGGACACAAACATTGGTATTCAAGTTGTTCTTTTAGGGGGGTGGACTTGGCACCAAATAATAAAGGTGTGGCATTACAGAACAGAAAATCAAAGGAGATCTGCTTTTCCTGACCACCACACTTGGTAAACTAAGGTTGGTGTCGTCTTGGAATTCTTGCAGCCAGATACTGATTAGATTAGTAAGAGTAGGTAAGATTGACACAAAAAGGCTTGACAGCTAAACATAAACCTAAAACATCGTGAggagatacatttttaaactgtcatGATAAAAAATATCCCCTTAGGATGAGAAATACCGCTTTATAGTAGGAGTTAATATTTCTTGAGACACATCTCATGGCAACCAGTGTAAAATTCTGATTGCTGAATAATGTACACATGCCTTAACAACTAAACGGGACACGTAGTGGGAATAACTCTGATCTCAAACCTGTCACAGCGCGAAGCCCCGTGgaccaccactgaacaccaCTGTGAGTTTTACTTTGCATATAGTCtaatattacaattttatttacatatttattattacagcAAAAACAACGTATATTTAAGTTTACTCGGTGAAAAGAGTCATTAGTATTTTTCCATATGGCAGGAAGTGAGGTTCATCCCAGAAAATAAAGGGACACGAATGCATACAGAGCTGCTGCAAAAACGACCTGGCTTGGTGTGAGCTTCACTTAGGCAGAAAGGTCATGTCTCCATTATTCCTACACTATTCCTCCCAGCAGGTGGGATCTGACCGAGTCACCTTCTTCCCAAGCCTGTAATCGCACAGCTTTCACAGAAAGCACACGGCTCCTTGTCTGATCCACAGCTCGAACGGTAAAAAGAGCAGCTCCTGGCCCCCGTCTTTCCCACTCCCCGGGACAGAGCGCCAGGCTCCAACCTCCACACCCGACAGGAAACATTAACGCTCAGGAGTGTTACAGCGCTAACTGCACTTGTCAAAGGTGCACGTCAGGACGTGACTTAGATTTTAATGTCCTGCGCTTCCACCATTTTGGCCAAGGTCTTCTTGATGCGCAGGATGGTGAGGCGAGACGCGGGATTGGGGGCCCAGCACTCTGACATCAGCTTCAGCATGGCCCTCAGGCACTGAGGAGGGAAGCAAGGTCAGTTTCTCATCACCACTCAGCACCTGACCATCTCAACCACAACTGAATATGTGAGACAAGGAATCCAGCACAGTCTGGTGACTTTCTTGCTCAAACACTTGATCCATGAGTTAATTACTAGTTCCAGCCGGCGTGCTATAGCAAGCAAATCACCAAAAGGGGCTGGATTCTGTCCCTCCATGGCTGGAGGTGGGCACCCCTGCCCTACATTAACACATATGATCTACATATTctaattcaaatatttatattgagAAAACGCTCACCTCATCACTGTTCCACCTGTTGGACACAGTAGGCCTAAGGCCTTTAACACACACTATCTGCAGCATGTCTTCATAGGAAGGGTCTGAGGGGATCATCTCGTAGTATGGCAGCTGGTACTCCTCAACCATGCCTAAAAAGAGCATAAGAATAATAAGGCACACTGGGGTTGAGTCACAGGACTGGTCTTGCTCTTTACAGACGCTGTGTGTAGGAGATGGACACTTTTGGTGTAGGTTAGAAGATGGAGGTGAAGGAGGTTATGCCGCACCCCATGGAGTCAGGTGAGCTGCTCAATACAGCAGTACTGAAAAGAGGAACATGGCCACAACTCCCGAAACCTGGTTACTAGGACAACACAGAACCAGTGTCTCTGGCTTCAGCAAGTCCTGGCTTCTGGAGTGCAGAAATCCAGCCCTGACACTCCGAGCTCTTCCTACCTTAATCATCTGCACCATTCATCACAACCAGCAACACTGTGTGACCCAGGCAGTTTTCTTGCTGCCAGTTTACGGTTGTGTGATCACTACCTCCTGTGACGCAGCGCCTGGCCATTTCCCATACGACCAGGCTGTAGCTGTAGATGTCGGCCATGAGGTAGGCCTGGAAGTGGTTCTTATTCAGCGTCTCGTCCAGAACCTCCGGAGCCATGTAACGCCGCGTCCCCATACGACCACTCAGAGGGACGTCCACTTCATTAGTGTCGCTGATGGACAGAACGAGAAAAAAACTCAATGTGATGACGTCACAGGACATGGTTTGACACCACCATATTATACATCATCACATCACATAACTGGACAGATATAGCTGGGACAGGTAAGTGAAACCATGGTGGACTCCTGAGGCCTACGCAATGAGACCAAGCATGAATTGTAAGGCTGAGGCTGGGTTAATTAGTTTATCGGTGTCTCATTACACCAAGCCAAACCTAAAAAGGCAGCTTTCCGCCTCTCACTCCCAGCCCGAGCTACACCCTAAAGGGGGGGAAGAGTTAAACCTGTTGAACTTGACCGCCAGGCCCAGGTCAGCGATGCAGCAGGTGCCGTTTTTCTTGACAAGGACGTTCTTGCTCTTGAGATCGCGGTGCGCGATGGCCGGCTTTCCCTGCGTTCCATAGATCTCCGTGTGGAGGTGGCACAAGCCACAGGCTGCCGAGTAGGCCAGCCGGAGCAGAGCCTGCGTGTCCAGGGTGCTGAGCTTTAGGTAGTCGTAGAGGGAGCCGTTCTCGTGGTAGTGTGTGATCAGGTACAGCTGAGTGGAAGCTCCCGTGCCATTTATGTCAGCCGCGATAAAACCTGTTCATGAAGCACGGAGAGAAACGGCACAAAGGGATAACCCACATTCGAATGCTGCAATGAATGGAACATCAGCTGTCACCAGTTTACACACGCACCACAAGAGCCGCTGgatataaattttaaaaagtatcaACTAATGGACTCAATGGAATTAAGTTTAGTTTACCGGGCTACATTTTAATGTAAGATATCTTCTGAACTACTTGATTGGCGTCAGTGTGAATGAACcctacgcacgcacgcacccagtATGTTTTCGTGTCTCATCAGAACAGTCTGGTAGATCTCAGTCTCTCGGAACCAGCTGGCTTCTTCGCGGGTGAAGAACACCTTCACCGCcaccttctcccctctccagcGGCCGAGCCACACCTCTCCGTAGCGGCCTTTCCCGATGAGGCGCACTGTCTGGATCTGCTTTGCGATGGTCCGCTGCACCTAAACATGAGAGCAAGATCAGCCCAGATGAGTCACAGATACTGGTCTTATGGGTTCTCGATGGCAGAGCATGCATGTGCCACAGctcaccagcagggggagcccaGAACCACTGCCTGAGGTCTGGGACTGGTTGATGAGGTCTTTGAGAGATTCTCCAGATGGGATGAAGGCTTCATCTTGCTCGAGGTCTCTGTGGTAATGCCGCGTCTCTGTCTGCCATTTATACCTgagcaacacaaacaaatccATTCCCACAACTGACGGCGATCTCACCAACTGACCACAATCTGCGCCCTTCAATATCTGCACAGCTCAAGCCTTCATCTACATATCAGTACCATGATGTGGGCAGCCTTGTCTCAAATCTGATGTCCAAATACACACCAGCAcctgtgcatttacattttctttctttctttatttggaAAAGGAGTATTAGACCTAATCACTGAATCGATGCACATTTGAATCTAAACATGATGCATCTGCAGACAAAATAGGATAATTCTAGAATCTCACTGACCCGCTAAAAGTAACCTTCGAGGGTCATGTCAGATGGCCTTACCTATAGTAACAGACCACACTGATGCAGAGGAGAGTGCAGCAGCACACAGTGACTGAGATGAGGAAGGCCAGCCAGTGTGGGCCAAAGGGCATCTCTGTAAACCAAGGTCAACGACAAGTCAGCGTTATTCTATAGTATTATACGGCTTCAGCATTACATCGCCCAATTTCAAGAATTCTCTTTGCATCTCAGCTGTCTAATTATCTGTAGCGAAGGCAAAACATCCATATTTGATGCCACAAACAAAATCTGGGCTGCTGTTGGCCTGGTACAGTGCCAACAGCAGTTCAGGACCTCACCTGTGCTTTCGGGAGGCAGTTCAGGCTTAAGATCCCGATTACAAAAGTCCGACTGACAGCATTCGATGGTTCGTCTAGTCTGCGCATACTGTGAATCCTGGGAAATAGTGTTCGATTATTCCCTCATACCATGACAGTTGTTTAACAGTCTGCTGAAATACGAAATCCACTGG
This region of Electrophorus electricus isolate fEleEle1 chromosome 11, fEleEle1.pri, whole genome shotgun sequence genomic DNA includes:
- the mmrn2a gene encoding multimerin-2a; the protein is MIVLRVVALLQGMLLATHCQLGARGPQEGARERPARARWDHAPTQPAFGMSRPNAGEYGQGPHAFGDVRPAQEQGHGERSSRHPSQGLPEETPDTSADTGSPAMPARTGNWCAFVHKRMVTVAVSCGTEKYTIKSHSPCPNGTPDCQLVMYKLSTRPVYREKQKIFTALLWRCCPGHGGKNCEELVADSRDPENEDSRRLDPAGPELLHTGYETLTHNQNNEQNDHQDEALSSRQNQSEEHMYDYANSPQEQYERGDPNNVYDERRHLLPEASDPNPVLLSVLRDIMMSHLQPVLDAFNQTLERLSEEMRDLQRDVDYLRLHQRPETEPGVPGGLGDGLQQLPESFQQLMDLKVELVLQQDEMMQMLHAERATLQYNLTNFKKDTDVKIKRNQKTLQTNILFLNSSLLEVKQEQDWLKTELGSILAHARMPTRQEKPQEDVAVWEAIARLDNKVVNNTVTLGALNIGQAQTSKDIEHLQRDWETLEKRIDKTHRMNEDRYYEAFLEVDGAKQVVQKNVHDLATNITILQEMLQEMEEDVDYVYKGLYKNISSSGAYCDCEALGKSVAELRQALANVTALANKNRLIIDKAEEGLYWGDTNSGASVDELKMDLLNVQNSLAFEQSKSRTLHHNVSTLRKAVLGSQMDIEALQELDRTKTASIKELYGSFNSLLNDVLRHTEIVRILLGEEVLEFIDWPQQDQETYSLPALKESIRDMQEQINGHARSLASVLNSAPPDTAGDEPSVLADWISTGLKWGQGAQKLEPSSKEDNTDLNFLVLEKTVEQLRAQVVRLEEKQCISCCNCTKGAAPNGVEGKLQTELTTVRKSLDEHLRMFSRLFSNTEGLLESEATLDLDRLSSLMKEKETKQQQKRGKKRAGARGGEHKEHADLRSKRDASLETAVFSKLPDGPLMFLASSQDGVNTPGTVVFETVTLNRGQMYSPKTGTFRAPRPGVYLFVLTLDFGPGPSLARLKRGEEVSASLQQGQRRLAGPATRVCLLQLEQGEELQLEIVRGTLEHNPQDNTFAGLLLLQTT
- the bmpr1aa gene encoding bone morphogenetic protein receptor, type IAa, translating into MSCFYFFAVVLVGVCVVFLHGAEAGQNPDHVLQGTGVKHGPDSRRPGPDSTVEPEDAERFLSCYCSGHCPEGAKNSTCMTNGQCFAIIEEDENGDVFLSSGCMKYEGSHFQCKDSQYAQTRRTIECCQSDFCNRDLKPELPPESTEMPFGPHWLAFLISVTVCCCTLLCISVVCYYRYKWQTETRHYHRDLEQDEAFIPSGESLKDLINQSQTSGSGSGLPLLVQRTIAKQIQTVRLIGKGRYGEVWLGRWRGEKVAVKVFFTREEASWFRETEIYQTVLMRHENILGFIAADINGTGASTQLYLITHYHENGSLYDYLKLSTLDTQALLRLAYSAACGLCHLHTEIYGTQGKPAIAHRDLKSKNVLVKKNGTCCIADLGLAVKFNSDTNEVDVPLSGRMGTRRYMAPEVLDETLNKNHFQAYLMADIYSYSLVVWEMARRCVTGGMVEEYQLPYYEMIPSDPSYEDMLQIVCVKGLRPTVSNRWNSDECLRAMLKLMSECWAPNPASRLTILRIKKTLAKMVEAQDIKI